Below is a genomic region from Streptomyces ferrugineus.
CGCGGCCAGCACGGGCACAGTGTTCATCCCCAAGGGCACCGCACCCAAGGGCGGCTGGCCGGTGATCTCCTGGGCGCACGGCACCTCGGGGCTCGGTGACGCGTGCGCGCCGTCCCGGGTGGGCCCGGCCGAACCCGAGCGGGACCTGCCCTATCTGGCCACCTGGATGAAACAGGGATACGCCGTCGTGGCCAGCGACTACGTCGGACTCGGTACCCCCGGCCTGATGCCCTACCTGGACGGGCGTACGACCGCTCACAACGTGGTGGACATGGTGCTGGCCGGGCACAACTTCGCCGCCGAGCACCTCCCTCGCGGCCAGCGCCTGGCCCGCAAGTGGGTCACCATCGGCCAGTCGCAGGGCGCCGGAGCATCGATCTACACCGCGCGCTACGCCACCGAGTTCGGCGGGAAGGCGCTCGACTACCGCGGAGCGGTGGGCACCGGCACCCCCGCCTACATCGAGCTCTTGCTCGCCAAGCTCGGACCTCAGACGCCCACGGTGTCCTCCCACGCCACCGCCTACGCCTCCTACATCCTGGCAGCGCTGCGCCATGTACACCCCGAGCTGGGCATCGACAGCATCCTCACCCCCACCGGCCGTAAGTACGTGAAGCTGGCCGAAACCGCATGCGTCCTCCCCTTCATGGACAAGCTCGCGGGCGTCTCGCTCGGCGACTACTTCACCCGTCCGCTGGCGGCCCTGCCCGACTTCCTGCCGACCGCCCAGAAGTACATGGGCATGCCCGAGAACGGCTACGACAAGCCGTTCTTCATGGGCCACGGCGTCAACGACACCGACGTCCCCTTCGCCAGCACCGCCGCCTACGTAGCCAAGCTGGAGGCCAACCGCCAGCCGGTCACCTTCAAGACCTACCTCAGCGACCACAGCGGAACCATGGTCCAGTCGCAGGCCGACACCATCCCGTTCGTCCAGGCCCTCTTCGCTGACGGCTCCTGAACACTCCAGGCCCACGGCCCTCGACCTGCCACAGCACGGACCGATCGCGAGATGGCAGTGCCCATACAACGGAGATTCGCTCCGCTCAAGGCCCGTTCAACGCAACAGACGTACGGCCGTGAAAAGAAAGGCCATAGGCGAGATGACGTTCCGTAAGGTGCTGGCGAGCATGGGCTCGACTCTCATTGTCCTCGCAGTGATGACATCCGGCGCACCTGAGGCGGCCGCTGCGGCTGCATCACATTCCGGCACCTCACTCCTCGACCCGAGTCTGAAACTGGACTCGTCGTCATGCCTGCCGGAGGACACCGCCACGATGACGGGCCCACGCATCCGCCACATCACAGTCGATCGGACCCGCGTATCGGTTCTGCTGCCACCCGACTACGACGAGTCCAAGCGACGATACCCTGTGTTGTACCTGCTTCACGGAGGGACCAACAACGAGGACAGTTTCCTCACCAGCACAAATCTCGCCTCGGTCACCTCGGCCCTGCCTGATGACGAGCAGTACATCGTGGTCACCCCATTCGCGCAGTACGGCGGCTTCTACGTCGACTGGAAAGACAGCAGTCATCTGATCGAGTCGTTCATCACGAAGTCAGTGATCCCGGCCGTGGACAGCACTTTCCGAACCGAGAGCGATCCGGCTCATCGGGCCGTCGGCGGTATCTCCATGGGCGGGTGGGGGGCCATGCATCTCGGTGTCACCCACCCGGACCTTTTCGGGGCGGTCGGATCGATGTCCGGGCTCCTCAACTCTCAAGACCCGGACCAGCAGGCGGTCATGCTCGCGGTCACCAAAAACCAACGAGAATGTGCGGACGGCGTCAGTACCGGTGCGTACGATCCGTTCGGGATGCTCGGGAACCCGCTTACGGAGGCAGACCGCTGGGCCGCTGCCAATCCGGTGGCCAACTCAAGCCGTTTGGCCGGCAAGGACCTGTGGCTGTCCAGCGGTTCGGGATTGCCGTGCGATGCGGAGGATCTCTCGACGGTCAGCTCGGGAGCCGTCGAGGCCCTCCCCGCGCACACCACGCTTGAGATGTACCTCGCCCTGCAGAAGAACCGAATCGCAAGCACCTACCGGCCGAAGTTGTGCGGCCTGCACACCGTGAAGTACTTCGACATGCAACTGGCCGACTATCTGCCTCACGTGGGGGCCTACTTCGGATCCCTGCCCGAGGATCGTCCGAGCCACTGAAGTTTCTTCGAGTCGGCCACCGATCAGGTGGCCGTCCGCAACGGGCAACGAATGAAGCCCCCTTGTACTCACGCGTCTGAGGCGGGGGTGGACATCCGGTGCGTTCACCGGAGAACCCGGCCTTCGGATGGTCCGCCGCGAGCACACGATGGGGCTGCGCGGAATACCTGAAGGGCAGTTGGCCTTCTCAGCGTGTCGGGGCCGGCACCGTCACGATGAGGATCGCTGCCGAAGCCTTCGATCACGCAGTCGACCAGAGTCTGCTGGGAAAGCGCTGGTCACAGCCACTCGTTGAGGACTCCGACCAGCACGGTGACCTCGTAGCTTGTCGTACCTGGTGGCACAGCCCGGTGGCGCTTGAGGGGGTTGTTCCCACACTCGACCGCATGGCGTTCGCGGTAGTCGGTCTTGTCGAACTTCGGCGGCCGACCGCCCCGCGAGCCGAGTGCCCGGCGGTTGCGGACCCAGTCCGCGGGAACCGGGGATGGTGGCCTTGATCCCGCGTCTGCACAGGTAGGCCCGGTTACGGCGGGAGTCGTACGCCTTGTCGGCCCGCACTCTGTCACGTCGCCTGCGGGAAGTCACCTCGCTGACCGGCCGTGATCAGGACTGACAGCAGCTTCTGCCCCTGCTCGACAGCGAGGTGGATCTTTGTGGTTAGCCCGCCTGGTAACGTCCGAGCCCGTGGCTGTCCGGCTCGACGGCGATGCCACCGGGAGGCTCCTTTACAGGTCCCCTTTCTCGACGCCCCGGCTGCGTACTGGCGGGCCCGGCAGACGGTCGAGTCGACGTTCACGCCCCAGGTGATCAGCCCCTTCGCGCCGGCCTCGGCCTGGAGCCGGGTGACGATCCTGGCCCAGGTTCCGTCCCGCTGCCAGCGGCGGAACAGGTCGTGGACCCGATCCCAGGTGCCGTAGCGTTCCGGCACATCGCGCCACGGGGCGCCGGCCCTCGTCCGCCCCGCATGCCGTCCATCAACTGCCGGCGTGTCCACACCGGTGGACGGCCCGGCTTGATGCCCTGCGGCAATAACGGCTCCCGACGGGCCCCTGACCCACCGTTCGTCAGATCACCACGCCCCACAAGGCTTGATCACCTACGGCTAAGATCCACTTTCACAACAGACCCTAGGCGCATACGAGTGGGGCTCCTGCGATCACGTCCCATGAAGGACACCGTTGGCGAAATCGGCGGTGTCCTGGCGGGACATGCTCCCTCCTGCCTGAGCCGACACCGCGGAGCATCGCCGGGTCCGTGCGCGGGTCGAGCATGCGATCGGCCGGCTGAAGCACTACAAGATCCTTCGTGACTGCCGGCAGCGCTGCGACGGCCTGCACCACGCCGTCCAAGCCGTTGCTCACATGCACAACCTCGCGCCCTGGCCGCGTGATCAGAACAGCTGCGGCCAGGCCCTGACCTGCAAAATCACTGCATCCTTCAGCGCGCTTCAGTCAGCTTGAATGCCGTCGGGCCTGGCACGGAGATGCCGTTCGCGGCAGGGAACGCGGGGCCTCACGTCCGCGAAGGCGGGTGCGTCTCCGGTCTGTCCGGCTCCTCGACATCGGCACGGTGCACACCCGCTCCAGGGTGCCGTCGTCGGCCGTCGATGGAGTGGGCACGTCGTTCGAGTAGCTGGCTCTCGACGAGTTGGCTGATCACGACGATGGCGTTGGACGGTTCGCAAGCCGTCCGGACGGCCTTCTCCCTCAAGCCATCAAGCCGGTCAACTCATAGCGCGGAGACCTACCCGACGCTCAGCCCGA
It encodes:
- a CDS encoding transposase produces the protein MDTPAVDGRHAGRTRAGAPWRDVPERYGTWDRVHDLFRRWQRDGTWARIVTRLQAEAGAKGLITWGVNVDSTVCRARQYAAGASRKGTCKGASRWHRRRAGQPRARTLPGGLTTKIHLAVEQGQKLLSVLITAGQRGDFPQAT
- a CDS encoding alpha/beta hydrolase, encoding MTFRKVLASMGSTLIVLAVMTSGAPEAAAAAASHSGTSLLDPSLKLDSSSCLPEDTATMTGPRIRHITVDRTRVSVLLPPDYDESKRRYPVLYLLHGGTNNEDSFLTSTNLASVTSALPDDEQYIVVTPFAQYGGFYVDWKDSSHLIESFITKSVIPAVDSTFRTESDPAHRAVGGISMGGWGAMHLGVTHPDLFGAVGSMSGLLNSQDPDQQAVMLAVTKNQRECADGVSTGAYDPFGMLGNPLTEADRWAAANPVANSSRLAGKDLWLSSGSGLPCDAEDLSTVSSGAVEALPAHTTLEMYLALQKNRIASTYRPKLCGLHTVKYFDMQLADYLPHVGAYFGSLPEDRPSH
- a CDS encoding lipase family protein, whose protein sequence is MSLSSRRLRGTAGAAAIGALAVSGMGATAPASAAPLTPGTVVSAQPLDKSLWIPGTTAKAFELTYTTTNSFGHRAASTGTVFIPKGTAPKGGWPVISWAHGTSGLGDACAPSRVGPAEPERDLPYLATWMKQGYAVVASDYVGLGTPGLMPYLDGRTTAHNVVDMVLAGHNFAAEHLPRGQRLARKWVTIGQSQGAGASIYTARYATEFGGKALDYRGAVGTGTPAYIELLLAKLGPQTPTVSSHATAYASYILAALRHVHPELGIDSILTPTGRKYVKLAETACVLPFMDKLAGVSLGDYFTRPLAALPDFLPTAQKYMGMPENGYDKPFFMGHGVNDTDVPFASTAAYVAKLEANRQPVTFKTYLSDHSGTMVQSQADTIPFVQALFADGS